In Populus trichocarpa isolate Nisqually-1 chromosome 7, P.trichocarpa_v4.1, whole genome shotgun sequence, the following proteins share a genomic window:
- the LOC7480149 gene encoding D-2-hydroxyglutarate dehydrogenase, mitochondrial isoform X2: MDKYKVTHRLLKQSIKSLVNRQLTSNNPIYRSISALPLGNGGRNPQLYRSFGSLATKVERNPSFSSLNSDDVSYFKGVLGEKNVVQDEDRLETANIDWMHKYKGSSKLLLLPRNTEEVSKILEYCNSRRLAVVPQGGNTGLVGGSVPVFDEVIINAGSMNKIIAFDKVSGILVCEAGCILENLISYLDNQGFIMPLDLGAKGSCQIGGNVSTNAGGLRFVRYGSLHGNVLGLEAVLANGDVLDMLGTLRKDNTGYDLKHLFIGSEGSLGIVTKVSILTPPKLSSVNIAFLACEDYLSCQVLNHLEGVRNPLPSAVHNFYVLIETTGSDESYDKEKLEAFLLHSMESGLISDGVLAQDINQASSFWRIREGVPEALMRAGPVYKYDLSIPVEKMYSLVEDMRLRLGQSANVVGYGHLGDGNLHLNISAPRYDDTILAQIEPYVYEWTSKHRGSISAEHGLGLMKANEIFYSKSHETVQLMASIKKLLDPNGILNPYKVLPHSLCSYS, translated from the exons ATGGATAAGTACAAAGTGACTCATCGCCTCCTGAAACAATCGATAAAATCACTTGTTAATCGTCAATTAACCTCCAATAATCCAATCTATCGCTCCATTTCAG CTTTGCCGCTCGGAAATGGAGGTCGGAATCCACAACTGTACAGAAGTTTCGGTTCTTTAGCGACGAAAGTTGAGAGGAATCCGTCGTTCTCGAGTCTGAATTCCGATGACGTGAGTTATTTCAAGGGAGTGTTAGGGGAGAAAAACGTGGTTCAAGATGAAGATAGATTGGAGACAGCAAATATTGATTGGATGCATAAATATAAAGGATCCAGTAAACTATTACTCTTGCCTAGAAACACGGAGGag GTTTCTAAGATTTTAGAATATTGTAATTCGAGGCGGTTGGCAGTTGTTCCACAAGGTGGAAATACTGGACTTGTTGGTGGAAGTGTGCCGGTTTTCGATGAG GTGATTATCAATGCGGGTTCAATGAATAAGATTATAGCTTTTGACAAG GTCAGTGGCATACTAGTTTGTGAAGCTGGATGCATATTGGAAAATCTTATTTCTTACCTGGATAACCAAGG ATTTATAATGCCACTGGACTTAGGTGCAAAAGGAAGCTGCCAAATTGGTGGAAATGTTTCAACCAATGCAGGTGGTTTGCGCTTTGTCCGTTATGGCTCTCTTCATGGGAATGTACTCG GTCTTGAGGCTGTTCTGGCAAATGGCGATGTGCTTGACATGCTAGGGACATTACGTAAAGATAATACAGGGTATGACTTGAAGCATCTGTTTATAG GAAGTGAAGGTTCCTTGGGAATTGTAACTAAAGTTTCAATTCTTACTCCCCCAAAGCTATCTTCAGTGAACATAGCATTCCTTGCATGTGAAGATTATCTGAGCTGCCAA GTCCTAAACCATTTAGAAGGTGTTCGGAATCCATTGCCTTCCGCAGTACACAACTTTTATGTGCTGATCGAGACAACAGGCAGTGATGAATCTTATGACAA AGAGAAGCTTGAGGCCTTCCTGCTTCACTCAATGGAATCTGGTTTAATTTCTGATGGGGTTCTTGCTCAAGACATAAATCAGGCATCCTCATTTTGGCGTATACGCGAG GGTGTACCAGAAGCGTTGATGAGAGCAGGGCCTGTATACAAATATGATCTATCAATACCGGTCGAAAAAATGTACAGTCTTGTTGAGGACATGCGATTAAGACTCG GTCAATCAGCCAATGTAGTGGGATATGGTCATCTTGGAGATGGCAATTTGCATTTAAACATTTCAGCACCGCGATACGATGATACG ATTTTAGCACAAATTGAACCCTACGTATATGAGTGGACATCTAAGCACCGGGGGAGTATAAGTGCAGAGCATGGCCTGGGACTGATGAAAGCCAATGAGATATTCTATAGCAAGTCACATGAAACT GTGCAACTGATGGCTTCTATCAAGAAATTGCTGGACCCCAATGGAATCCTTAACCCATATAAAGTTCTTCCTCACTCACTCTGCTCTTACAGCTAA
- the LOC7480149 gene encoding D-2-hydroxyglutarate dehydrogenase, mitochondrial isoform X1 has product MDKYKVTHRLLKQSIKSLVNRQLTSNNPIYRSISALPLGNGGRNPQLYRSFGSLATKVERNPSFSSLNSDDVSYFKGVLGEKNVVQDEDRLETANIDWMHKYKGSSKLLLLPRNTEEVSKILEYCNSRRLAVVPQGGNTGLVGGSVPVFDEVIINAGSMNKIIAFDKVSGILVCEAGCILENLISYLDNQGFIMPLDLGAKGSCQIGGNVSTNAGGLRFVRYGSLHGNVLGLEAVLANGDVLDMLGTLRKDNTGYDLKHLFIGSEGSLGIVTKVSILTPPKLSSVNIAFLACEDYLSCQKLLSEAKRKLGEILSAFEFLDSHAMDLVLNHLEGVRNPLPSAVHNFYVLIETTGSDESYDKEKLEAFLLHSMESGLISDGVLAQDINQASSFWRIREGVPEALMRAGPVYKYDLSIPVEKMYSLVEDMRLRLGQSANVVGYGHLGDGNLHLNISAPRYDDTILAQIEPYVYEWTSKHRGSISAEHGLGLMKANEIFYSKSHETVQLMASIKKLLDPNGILNPYKVLPHSLCSYS; this is encoded by the exons ATGGATAAGTACAAAGTGACTCATCGCCTCCTGAAACAATCGATAAAATCACTTGTTAATCGTCAATTAACCTCCAATAATCCAATCTATCGCTCCATTTCAG CTTTGCCGCTCGGAAATGGAGGTCGGAATCCACAACTGTACAGAAGTTTCGGTTCTTTAGCGACGAAAGTTGAGAGGAATCCGTCGTTCTCGAGTCTGAATTCCGATGACGTGAGTTATTTCAAGGGAGTGTTAGGGGAGAAAAACGTGGTTCAAGATGAAGATAGATTGGAGACAGCAAATATTGATTGGATGCATAAATATAAAGGATCCAGTAAACTATTACTCTTGCCTAGAAACACGGAGGag GTTTCTAAGATTTTAGAATATTGTAATTCGAGGCGGTTGGCAGTTGTTCCACAAGGTGGAAATACTGGACTTGTTGGTGGAAGTGTGCCGGTTTTCGATGAG GTGATTATCAATGCGGGTTCAATGAATAAGATTATAGCTTTTGACAAG GTCAGTGGCATACTAGTTTGTGAAGCTGGATGCATATTGGAAAATCTTATTTCTTACCTGGATAACCAAGG ATTTATAATGCCACTGGACTTAGGTGCAAAAGGAAGCTGCCAAATTGGTGGAAATGTTTCAACCAATGCAGGTGGTTTGCGCTTTGTCCGTTATGGCTCTCTTCATGGGAATGTACTCG GTCTTGAGGCTGTTCTGGCAAATGGCGATGTGCTTGACATGCTAGGGACATTACGTAAAGATAATACAGGGTATGACTTGAAGCATCTGTTTATAG GAAGTGAAGGTTCCTTGGGAATTGTAACTAAAGTTTCAATTCTTACTCCCCCAAAGCTATCTTCAGTGAACATAGCATTCCTTGCATGTGAAGATTATCTGAGCTGCCAA AAACTTCTATCAGAAGCAAAGAGGAAACTTGGAGAGATTCTGTCTGCATTTGAATTTTTGGATAGCCATGCAATGGATTTG GTCCTAAACCATTTAGAAGGTGTTCGGAATCCATTGCCTTCCGCAGTACACAACTTTTATGTGCTGATCGAGACAACAGGCAGTGATGAATCTTATGACAA AGAGAAGCTTGAGGCCTTCCTGCTTCACTCAATGGAATCTGGTTTAATTTCTGATGGGGTTCTTGCTCAAGACATAAATCAGGCATCCTCATTTTGGCGTATACGCGAG GGTGTACCAGAAGCGTTGATGAGAGCAGGGCCTGTATACAAATATGATCTATCAATACCGGTCGAAAAAATGTACAGTCTTGTTGAGGACATGCGATTAAGACTCG GTCAATCAGCCAATGTAGTGGGATATGGTCATCTTGGAGATGGCAATTTGCATTTAAACATTTCAGCACCGCGATACGATGATACG ATTTTAGCACAAATTGAACCCTACGTATATGAGTGGACATCTAAGCACCGGGGGAGTATAAGTGCAGAGCATGGCCTGGGACTGATGAAAGCCAATGAGATATTCTATAGCAAGTCACATGAAACT GTGCAACTGATGGCTTCTATCAAGAAATTGCTGGACCCCAATGGAATCCTTAACCCATATAAAGTTCTTCCTCACTCACTCTGCTCTTACAGCTAA
- the LOC7480148 gene encoding probable ubiquitin-conjugating enzyme E2 16: MTSSSATTRKALSKIACNRLQKELVEWQVNPPTGFKHKVTDNLQRWVIEVIGAPGTLYANETYQLQVDFPEHYPMEAPQVIFLHPAPLHPHIYSNGHICLDILYDSWSPAMTVSSVCISILSMLSSSPAKQRPEDNDRYVKNCRNGRSPKETRWWFHDDKV; this comes from the exons ATGACGAGCTCCTCTGCAACAACTCGCAAG GCACTGAGTAAGATTGCTTGCAATCGGCTTCAAAAAGAACTTGTTGAGTGGCAAGTCAACCCTCCAACTGGTTTCAAACATAAAGTCACTGATAATCTCCAAAG GTGGGTTATTGAAGTAATTGGAGCTCCGGGCACCCTTTACGCTAATGAGACCTATCAGCTTCAAGTCGATTTCCCTGAGCATTACCCTATGGAAGCCCCTCAG GTTATCTTTCTTCACCCGGCTCCGCTGCATCCTCATATTTATAGCAATGGCCATATTTGTTTAG ATATACTATATGATTCCTGGTCACCTGCCATGACTGTTAGTTCCGTCTGTATCAGTATTCTCTCGATGCTTTCAAGCTCCCCTGCAAAG CAACGTCCTGAGGACAATGACCGATATGTTAAGAACTGTAGAAATGGAAGATCTCCAAAAGAGACCAGGTGGTGGTTCCACGATGATAAAGTGTAA